In Streptococcus uberis, a single window of DNA contains:
- the yczE gene encoding membrane protein YczE, with protein sequence MASFIPMTPWTGKHLWSLEPVSLLVLVLGLILFGLGESFLVLANFGSAPWTILSLGLSQTTGMPLGWMTLLISSLIMLLWVPLHIKPGLGTVLNILIIAFVIGEVVSHVQPPQSLLLRVTLLISGVLLVGIASALYLTSHKGAGPRDGLLVGLCLATGWRVAIVRTLLEGTVSLIGWFFGGPLGIGTLCFAFGVGWAMQLSLWFLSKFYKALNVGN encoded by the coding sequence ATGGCATCTTTTATACCTATGACACCTTGGACGGGTAAACATTTGTGGTCCTTAGAACCCGTATCTCTTCTGGTTTTAGTTTTGGGATTAATACTATTTGGATTAGGGGAATCTTTTTTAGTCTTAGCTAACTTCGGTTCTGCCCCTTGGACAATCCTATCACTGGGGCTCTCGCAAACAACGGGTATGCCCCTTGGTTGGATGACTTTATTGATTAGTAGTCTTATCATGCTCTTATGGGTACCTTTGCACATCAAGCCTGGCTTAGGGACGGTCCTCAACATTCTCATTATTGCTTTTGTCATCGGTGAAGTGGTATCACATGTTCAACCGCCACAATCTTTACTTTTAAGGGTAACGCTATTAATAAGTGGTGTCTTGCTGGTTGGTATTGCTTCAGCTTTGTATTTAACCTCTCATAAAGGAGCAGGTCCCAGAGACGGACTTCTAGTTGGGCTTTGTTTGGCGACAGGCTGGCGTGTAGCTATTGTACGTACATTGCTAGAAGGGACAGTGTCTCTCATCGGTTGGTTTTTTGGAGGCCCCTTAGGTATAGGGACCCTCTGTTTTGCTTTTGGAGTTGGCTGGGCCATGCAATTGAGCTTATGGTTCTTGTCCAAGTTTTACAAAGCCTTAAATGTAGGTAACTAG